CCATACACAACATCCTCCATACACAACATCCTgtagacacaacacactgcagacacaacacactgcagacACAACATCCTGCAGACACAACATCCTCCATACACAACATCCTCCATACACAACATCCTCCATACACAACATCCTgtagacacaacacactgcagacACAACATCCTGCAGACACAACATCCTCCATACACAACATCCTGCAGACACAACATCCTGCAGACACAACATCCTGCAGACACAACATCCTgcagacacaacacactgcagacACAACATCCTGCAGACACAACATCCTCCATACACAACATCCTCCATACACAACATCCTCCATACACAACATCCTgtagacacaacacactgcagacACAACATCCTGCAGACACAACATCCTCCATACACAACATCCTGCAGACACAACATCCTGCAGACATAACATCCTGCAGACACAACATCCTGCAGACACAACATCCTgcagacacaacacactgcagacACAACATCCTgcagacacaacacactgcagacACAATATCCTgcagacacaacacaacatcctgcagacacaacacactgcagacACAACATCCTgcagacacaacacactgcagacACAACATCCTGCAGACACAACATCCTgcagacacaacacaacatcctGCAGACACAACATCCTgcagacacaacacaacatcctgcagacacaacacaacatcctgcagacacaacacaacacactgcagacACAACATCCTGCAGACACAACATCCTgcagacacaacacaacatcctGCAGACACAACATCCTGCAGACACAACATCCTGCAGACACAACATCCTgcagacacaacacaacatcctGCACTCCTACTGAGAAAGAAGACCTtcggtgccttcggaaagtatgcagaacccttgactttttccacattttgttaggttaaagccttattctaaaatggattaaatcatttttttcccctcatcaatctacacacaataccccataatgacaaagcaaaaacaggaattttagaaatgtttgctaatttataaaaaaaaaatataaaattaaatatcacatttacataagtattcagaccttttactcagtactttgttgaagcacctttggcagcgattacagcctcaagtcttcttgggtttaacgctacaagcttggcacacctgtatttagggagtttctcccattcttctctgcagatcctctcaagctctctcaggttggatggggagcattgctgcacagctattttcaggtctctccagagatgttcaagtccgggctctggctgggccactcaaggacattcagagacttgccccgaagccactcctgcgttgtcttggctgtgtgcttaaggttgttgtcctgttggaaggtgaaccgttgaCCCAGCTTGGAGCAGGTttacatcaaggatctctctgtattttgctcagttcatctttccctcaaacctgactagtctcctagtccctgccactaaaaaacatccccacagcatgatgttgccaccaccatgcttcaccatagagatggtgccaggtttcctccagacgtgacgcttggcattcaggccagagagttcaatcttagtttcaacagaccagagaatcttgtttctcatggtctgacagtctttaggtgcctcttggcaaactccaagcaggctgtcatgtgccttttactgaggagtggcttctgtctggccactctaccatagaggcctgataggtggagtgctgcagaggtggttatccttctggaaggttctcccaaatccacagaggaactctagagctctgtcagagtgaccatcgggttcttggtgctCAGCTCAGGctgggtcactgtgttcttggggacgttcaatgctgcagaaatgttttggtacccttccccagatatgtgcctcgacacaatcctgtctcggagctctatggacaattcctttgaccttatggcttggtttttgctctgacatgcactgtcaactgtggggccgtatatagacaggtgtgtgtctttccaaatcatgtccaatcaattgaatttaccacaggtggactccaatcaagttgtagaaacatctcaaggatgcacaatggaaagaggatgcacctgagctcaatttcaagtctcatagcaaagggtctgaatacttatgtaaacaaggtatttcttttaatacatttgcaaaaaaaatctaaaaacctgtccATGCTCCATTGCCCATAGTTCTAGTACAATGAACAGCCATGTCACAGTGGCTACTGGTACTGTCTCCACAATATATGATGCCTTTGTACCAAGGCTGAGCACCGCTCTACACATTTACAATAAGCTAGCAGAATTCACCATGGAATGGGGGACgagggggacagggggacggACTGGGGGACACAGGGACGGACGGGGGGACACAGGGACGGACGGGGGGACGGACAGGGGACGGGGGGACAGGGGGGACACAGGGACGGACGGGGGGACAGGGGGACGGACAGGGGGGACAGGGGGACGGACGGGGGACGAGGGGGACACAGGGACGGACGGGGGATGGGGGGACGGACGGGGcgacgggggggacggggggacagggAAGGACGGGGGACGGGATGTACAGACAGAGGCCTGATATGGAGGAAAATAGCCATTCTCTTCATGTTATTGGATACCTGCTGAAATAGTCTCTTCTCCCATGACAGTAGTGAAGAGTACATCCATCcactttcccctctctccatcaccaACCCCCCTGTACCCCCCTGATCCCCACCACCAACCCCCCTGTACCCCCCTGATCCCCACCACCAACCCCCTGTACCCCCCTGATCCCCACCACCAACCCCCCTGTACCCCCTGATCCCCATCACCAaccccctgtaccagccccaactgcccctctccccaccaccaaccccctgtaccagccccaactgcccctctccccaccaccaaccccctgtaccagccccaactgcccctctccccaccaccaacccccctgtaccagccccaactgcccctctccccaccaccAACCCCCATGGCACACACAGAGCAGcatgccctctccctctctctatgccTCTTCCCCTAGTTGTCACTGACACACGCGCTCGTTATACTAATtaatagagagagtgtgtgtctgagtgaaaAAGAGGCAGGGGcatggatggtgagagagagagagagagagagagagagagaggaagcaggagAGATAGTGGGGAAGAAGGTCCATTACATTCTTAGATCCAGTAATCCTCTCTTCCTCATTCTCTCACATACCTCTTTGTCgccctgtcttcctccctctccccctctgtgtcAGGATGTCTACAATGCATttagaaaagtattcagaccccttgactttttccacattttgttaagtaacagtcttgttctaaaattgattaaattcatatttttccaagccttgaggtcaaaggaattgtacgtagagctctgagacaggattgtgtcgagggtaACAAAGGGAAAcaaaaaatgtttgcagcattgtAGATGTTTTACAACGGTAGGAACTAGGAGACTAGtccggatcgagggaaagatgaacggagcaaagtacagagagatccttgatgaaaacctgctccagagcgctcagactggggcaaaggttcaccatccaacaagtcaacaaacctaagcacacagccaagacaacgcaggagtggcttcgggacaagtctctgaatgtccttgagtggcctagccagagcccggacttgaacatctctggagagacctgaaaatagctgtgcagcaatgctccccatccaacctgagagagcttgagaggatctgcagagaataatgggagaaactcccaaaatacaggtatgccaagcttgtagcatcatacccaagaagactctacaACGttatcgctaccaaaggtgcttcaacaaagttctctaaaaacctgtttttgctttgacattatggggtattgtgtgtagactgatgaggggaaaaaaacaatttaatacattttagaataaggctgttacgtaacaaaatatggaaaaagttaagaggtctgaatactttctgaatgcactgtatgtctggCGGCCAGGACAGCTCCATTTGCAGGGCTAACTCTgactgtggagaggagaggtggggtgcTGCAGCAGAGCAGGGCTAATCTgactgtggagaggagaggtggggtgcTGCAGCAGAGCAGGGCTAACTgactgtggagaggagaggtggggtgcTGCAGCAGAGCAGGGCTAACTgactgtggagaggagaggtggggtgcTGCAGCAGAGCAGGGCTAACTCTgactgtggagaggagaggtggggtgcTGCAGCAGAGCAGGGCTAACTCTgactgtggagaggagaggtggggtgcTGCAGCAGAGCAGGGCTAACTgactgtggagaggagaggtggggtgcTGCAGCAGAGCAGGGCTAACTCTgactgtggagaggagaggtggggtgcTGCAGCAGTGCAGGGCTAACTGACTGTGGAGAGAAGAGGTGGGGTGCTGCAGCAGAGCTAGCAGGAATACTGATGAGATGAGACCGCTGTTCAAACCATTCAACCAACTAGTCCACTCTATTagttgggggagaggagagaaaaggagagaagaggagaggataagagaagagaggaggaaaggaggagagaggacaggagagaagaggagaggagaggagaggagaggagaggagaggagaggagaggagaggagaggaggagaggagaggagaggagaggagaggagaggagaggagaggagaggagaggacgacaggacaggacaggacaggacaggacaggacaggacaggagagaggaggagagaggaggagagaaaggagaagagagaaggagaggagaggagaggagaggagaggagaggagaggagaggagaggagaggagaggagaggagaggagaggagaggagaggagagaggaggagagaaaggattagagaaaggagaaggagaggagaggagaagatagttggagaggaggggatagaggacaggagagaggaggagaggaggagtgaagatCATTTGTCCTCAGGGTAGACAGCCACCACTCAGAAAGAAAAAGGCACAAGTATGACAGACAactcagaggagaagagagagaaacagagagattaaGTAGTAGATAGAGTTATGATGTGAAACGGGGATGGGGATAAACCAAAAGAGGGGAACAGTGTCATggcttcatctcaatagtctacagTGGATTCCTCTTTTCCTcgcctcctctccttcatctgcacttatcacgcacacacaaacacagcattAGCAGTCTGTATAAAGCACTACTCACGTCGCCACCTAGTGAGGGCTGCAGGTCACAACACTCAGCGGTGGGGCTCAGGTCCTGTCTCATCACCCAGATGGGCTCTTTAGGTTCATCAGGGGTATAGGGTGACCTCACCGTCCTGGTCTTCACCTCTTCTATGGCCTCCTTGATGTCCTTTATGGCCAGGGAGATGGCGTCTCTCTTTTCACGACTGTTACGAACCCCAGACCAGTCGTCAGATTCTGCTGGGGGTGGGAAGCACTCTTCTtcactctcatctccctctccttctatctctcctTTGCGGTATGTGGAGTCTGTGGGCGCATCGGATTGAGAATTGTGAGCGTGTTCGGATTCGGgccactctccctcctcttcctctcctccttccatcatgtcttcttcctctcctccctcccgaaGCCCGGCGGCAACTCTCTCCAGACTCTGAGAGCTGAGACTCTCTCTGACCTCAGCTACGATCATGTCGATGTCCTCTTCCCCGTCCTGGTCGCAACTGTCTGCCCGTGGGTACGGAGCAAACTCCGCCTCCTTCTCCGGGCTGTCCGACTCCCCGTCCGAGCGTTCATCGTAGTGGTGGAGCCGTGACCCCACCGCCTCCTGCTGTCGGTAGTCCCCGCATCCTTCCCGCCCCTCGAACAGACGGAACCCCGCCTTCCTCTGCTGGAGGTTCTCATTGGCGTCCATAGGCTCTGCAACCTTTGCGGCGGAAGAGGGAGCGTCGCCGATCTCCTCGTAGACGTGTTCTGTCAGGGAGTAGTCGTAGGCTTCGGAATACGCCTCATCTTCTGGCTCCACCCCTTCCTCCACGCTGCTGTCCCGCCCCCTGTGCTGCTGGCCCCTCCCTCACGGCGGTAGAGAGGCTGGGTGTAGACGTAGTTGGAGTAACCTCCTCCAGGGTTCAGCGTTTCCTCTGCCTCCTCCTGACTAGGGGGTCTCCCAACGTCTGGTAGGGGTTCCCGGGGTAAGggagggggctgaggggggtagTTGAGGTTCaggttggggtgggggtgttgTTGCTCTGACTCAGCACTCTCTGTGTATCCTTCTGCCTCTGGGCGAAGCGTCACCTCGTAGGTACCGCCGTCGTCCTCCGCCTCAGGATCTAGTACCATGACGGCGTCGCCCTCCGcccggtctgtgtgtgtgtggaaaccgCTTTCCGTGCTAGCAGAACGAGCTAATGCATAatcatcaccctctctctccctctctctctccccctcatcctcctccggCTCATCTGGTTGTGGGGGTAGAGAGTGAACAGGCTGTGGGCCTGGTGGAGGTGGTTGTTCCTCCTCCGGCTCATCTGGTTGTGGGGGTAGAGAGTGAACAGGCTGTGGGCCTGGTGGAGGTGGTTGTTGTTGCTGGgccctctcagcctctctctgctgtctctgtgtgtgtctctgctgcTGTGCTCTGAGCCTGGCCTCACTGTCCTCCTGTCTGCGGTAACGTGTCACTGCAGGTCGCGGGATGGGCTGAGACTGACCCTGGGCctgctggggctgaggctggggctgcTGGGGAGGAAACTGGGCCCCCTGGTGCAGCTCTGCCTCTGGCTCCTCTGTTGACCTCCGCTGTGGGGCTCCTCTGATTCTGCTGCCACCTGCACCAGGGGCCTCATTATACCTCCTGTAGCGCAGAGCTGCGTGGTTGTTGTTTTCACTACTATGGTTGCTAGGCTGCCGGGGCCGCCTGGCAGTGTTGTTGTCGTGGCGTCGGCGTTGAGGAGGGGGCAAGTCGGCTTCCACGTCCTCGCTCAGTTCCTGGCCTAACTCCGCCTCCTGGGGGTTCATGGCTGCCTCGGATTGGttgagaggaagaggggggaggggttTAGGCAAAATGCATGGCCTGCCGTCGAGGGGAAGACAAGCAGCTCAGATCTTctgaggcaaagagagagagagaaagacagaggagatAGTTAGAACACTATTTTAATCCAGCACATGCTGAACTGAGTTAACAACAAAGTGAACGAATGAATGACGGAGTACAATATGACATTTTATGAAATAGTTTGGGGAATGGCCTCGTCTCTGAGGAAGGATCCTCTGAGCCAGATGATGTGATGGCAGGTAGTTCTATGCGGGGCCGCTGGCATCGAATACCTGCTGGGGAAAAGGATTTCTAATGGCGGCCttaaggttattatagctggtggaGGTGGATGGTGGTCGAAAACTTTTGCTGGAAAGACAGTAAGTGAGAGAACAAGGGTAAGTTGACATAGAAATACATTTACtcccattggttgagagagaggaaggtgataaTTGCCAGCGAGCCCATAGGTTAAACAGCACACTTGAGGAATGGGAAAGGTGGATAGTTAGTCAATTATACAACTGAAATACGTctcccgcatttaacccaacccctctgaatcagagaggtgtagtGGGCTgacataatcaacatccacgtttTAAATACCTTGcttaggggcagaacaacagatttttaccttgtcagcgcagggattcgatccagcaacctttcagttaccagtccaacactctaaccactagaccacctgcTGCCATGTGTGGAATGTACATTATTGTTCTGTGATTACAGGCTATAAGGTAAATAGGTGACTGACATGCCACACATGGCTAataggaaagaggagaagaaactgatgatgatgatgatgatgatacgtTTGTATTCATTTCCACTATGAATACTGGGATACAAAGTGAATTATATTATTCTTACTGGATGAAGTTAAACAAGCATAAACCAGCCTTCCTGATTGAACTTGATCAGCCTTCCTGATTGAACTTGATCAGCCTTCCTGATTGAACTTGACCCGCCTTCCTGATTGAACTTGACCCGCCTTCCTGATTGAACTTGACCAGCCTTCCTGATTGAACTTGACCAGCCTTCCTGATTGAACTTGATCAGCCTTCCTGATTGAACTTGACCCGCCTTCCTGATTGAACTTGATTAGCCTTCCTGATTGAACTTGACCCGCCTACCTGATTGAACTTGATCAGCCTTCCTGATTGAACTTGACCCGCCTTCCTGATTGAAATTGATTAGCCTTCCTGATTGAACTTGACCCGCCTTCCTGATTGAACTTGACCCGCCTTCCTGATTGAACTTGACCCGCCTTCCTGATTGAACTTGATCAGCCTTCCTGATTGAACTTGACCCGCCTTCCTGATTGAACTTGACCAGCCTTCCTGATTGAACTTGACCAGCCTTCCTGATTGAACTTGACCAGCCTTTCTGATTGAACTTGACCCGCCTTCCTGATTGAACTTGACCAGCCTTCCTGATACAAACTGAAACTCAATTTTAAAAGGATATTAGTCACTTTTATATGAAAATGAAAGTTCAGTAAAACGATTTCTTTACGAGGAAAAACCACAGTGTCTCATTACTGAAACCTTCATCAATCGGAGCATGGAGTTTTTAATGCCATAAATCATGAGACAGCTGGACCACAGTAACAACTTCATAGACCTACTCACTTACCCTCTGTTGAAGATGCGTCCAGAGctctcacctgacacacacacacacacacacacacacacacacacacacacacacacacacacacacacacacacacacagaggcagatcAGCGTGACTAGGATCAGtcataaagaaatatatataacTCAAACTGTGcatactaaatcaaatcaaatcgtattggtcacatacacatccaCAAAATCCTTACTACCACCAACACCAGACAATCAGTTCATCACTGAAAGGAATATAGGACCTGTTTTGATCATGTCATTGCCTAGACTGGTCAAAGCTTTATTTAAACCGTTTGAATTTGAACTACGACATGGAAAGTGGACCACCCTGCTACAATACTGAAGCACTCTGACTGGGACCATTTAACCCTCATACTACTGACTGGGACCATTTAACCTTCATACTACTGACTGGGACCATTTAACCCTCATACTACTGACTGGGACCATTTAACCTTCATACTACTGATTGGGACCATTTAACCATCATACTACCGACTGGGACCATTTAACCTTCATACTACCGACTGGGACCATTTAACCATCATACTACCGACTGGGACCATTTAACCATCATACTACTGACTGGGACCATTTAACCCTCATACTACCGACTGGGACCATTTAACCCTCATACTACCGACTGGGACCATTTAACCATCATACTACCGACTGGGACCATTTAACCCTCATACTACTGACTGGGACCATTTAACCTTCATACTACCGACTGGGACCATTTAACCATCATACTACTGACTGGGACCATTTAACCCTCATACTACTGACTGGGACCATTTAACCCTCATACTACTGACTGGGACCATTTAACCATCATACTACCGACTGGGACCATTTAACCATCATACTACCGACTGGGACCATTTAACCCTCATACTACTGACTGGGACCATTTAACCCTCATACTACCGACTGGGACCATTTAACCCTCATACTACCGACTGGGACCATTTAACCCTCATACTACTGACTGGGACCATTTAACCCTCATACTACTGACTGGGACCATTTAACCCTCATACTACCGACTGGGACCATTTAACCCTCATACTACCGACTGGGACCATTTAACCCTCATACTACTGACTGGGACCATTTAACCCTCATACTACTGACTGGGACCATTTAACCCTCATACTACCGACTGGGACCATTTAACCCTCATACTACTGACTGGGACCATTTAACCCTCATACTACCGACTGGGACCATTTAACCATCATACTACCGACTGGGACCATTTAACCCTCATACTACCGACTGGGACCATTTAACCCTCATACTACCGACTGGGACCATTTAACCTTCATACTACCGACTGGGACCATTTAACCTTCATACTACTGACTGGGACCATTTAACCCTCATACTACTGACTGGGACCATTTAACCCTCATACTACTGACTGGGACCATTTAACCCTCATACTACCGACTGGAGTAATTTAACCATTTAACCCTCATACTACTGACTGGGACCATTTAACCCTCATACTACCGACTGGGACCATTTAACCCTCATACTACCAACTGGAGTAATTTAACCCTCATACTACCAACTGGAGTAATTTAACCCTCATACTACCAACTGGAGTAATTTAACCCTCATACTACCGACTGGGACCATTTAACCCTCATACTACCAACTGGGACCATTTAACCCTCATACTACCGACTGGGACCATTTAACCCTCATACTACTGACTGGGACCATTTAACCCTCATACTACCGACTGGGACCATTTAACCCTCATACTACCGACTGGGACCATTTAACCCTCATACTACTGACTGGGACCATTTAACCCTCATACTACCGACTGGGACCATTTAACCCTCATACTACTGACTGGGACCATTTAACCCTCATACTACCGACTGGGACCATTTAACCCTCATACTACCGACTGGGACCATTTAACCCTCATACTACCGACTGGGACCATTTAACCCTCATACTACCGACTGGGACCATTTAACCATCATACTACTGACTGGGACCATTTAACCCTCATACTACTGACTGGGACCATTTAACCCTCATACTACTGACTGGGACCATTTAACCCTCATACTACTGACTGGGACCATTTAACCCTCATACTACCGACTGGGACCATTTAACCCTCATACTACTGACTGGGACCATTTAACCATCATACTACTGACTGGGACCATTTAACCCTCATACTACTG
The window above is part of the Salmo salar chromosome ssa15, Ssal_v3.1, whole genome shotgun sequence genome. Proteins encoded here:
- the LOC123727174 gene encoding mediator of RNA polymerase II transcription subunit 15; amino-acid sequence: MNPQEAELGQELSEDVEADLPPPQRRRHDNNTARRPRQPSNHSSENNNHAALRYRRYNEAPGAGGSRIRGAPQRRSTEEPEAELHQGAQFPPQQPQPQPQQAQGQSQPIPRPAVTRYRRQEDSEARLRAQQQRHTQRQQREAERAQQQQPPPPGPQPVHSLPPQPDEPEEEQPPPPGPQPVHSLPPQPDEPEEDEGEREREREGDDYALARSASTESGFHTHTDRAEGDAVMVLDPEAEDDGGTYEVTLRPEAEGYTESAESEQQHPHPNLNLNYPPQPPPLPREPLPDVGRPPSQEEAEETLNPGGGYSNYVYTQPLYRREGGASSTGGGTAAWRKGWSQKMRRIPKPTTTP